From Sphingobacterium bambusae:
AAAGGATTGCGAAGCATTATTATTTACAAAGTAAATGCCGCGTTCGGCAAACACAGACCAAGCGTGTAACTGAATGGCGAAAAACACCAATCCCAACGCAATGGTCAGCAATAAAAATAGACGCTGCTTAGCGAACTGCGAGGCTTTCACCGCACGATAAGCTAAATGCAAGGTCAAGCTACTCACAAGCAGCACAATGGTGCTATATGTGAATGCAACAGGCAATATCGTTTTTATACCCTTATCCACCCCACTTGCAGTGTAGACAACAAATCCACTCGATAAGGCTGCAAACATCATGAACATACCGATCATACCGAGCCAAAGGTTAAACTTCTTGGCCTTTCTGGATTGCAGTAATTCTTCCGTTTTATATTCTGTAGTATCCATTATTGAAAAGGAATAAAATCAAACAATAAGACTAATTGCGTCAAAGGCAAATAGAAAAACGATGTAAACATCACCTTCTTTGCCGTCGCATCCGTTCTTTGCATGGCATGTTGATAACCATAATAGGCAAACAACAAACCACCCAGCAGCGATACGGTTGTAAATATCCAACCGCTAAAACCGTAGTATAGTGGTAAGAAACCAACTGGGATCATCAGCACAGCAGAGATGAAGATCATCCAAGCTGTAGTGCCGTCTTTTTGCTTCGTCGGTAAAAGTCTAAAGCCTGCGTTTCTGTAGTCTTCATCCGCAACCCAAGCAATAGCCCAAAAATGTGGAAACTGCCAAAAGAACTGAATTAAAAACAATACCCAAGGCGTAATGACAATGGCTGCTTCACTAACCGCGGCATATTCAAATCCAAAGCCGGCGGACTTAAACGCAGCGTAATACCCGATTAACGGTGGTAAAGCACCGGGGAAAGCCCCAACAAAGACCGCTATTGGCGATTTTTGCTTCAAGGGCGTATATACAAAAGCGTAAAGAATGATCGAGAAGACAGACAGTAGCCCAGCTAAGAAATTCAAACGGACGAGCAGCAACGTGCCAAATATGCCCATAAAAACGCTCAACACCAATGCTTGTCCCGTCGTCATCCTACCTGTCGGTAAAGGACGATCAGCCGTGCGCTTCATCAATTTATCCAAATCACGTTCAATGATCTCATTAAAGCCATTTGCCGACCCGGTTACAAAAAAACCACCAATGGTCAGGATCAGCCAATTCAGCCAAATAATATCTCCCTGTTGCTTTGCGCCAATCAGAAACGAGATAGAGGCCGAAAAAACGACCGTTAAGGTCAGTCTAAGCTTTATTAATTTATTGAAATCAGAAATGAACTCCTTCATGAATACGTTATGCTAATACGTTGTTAAACCGCTGATACGGCGCCACAAATGTCCGCAACTTTGAACAAACTATCGTTTTAATTTTGTCATTAATAGCATCAAATAATACTGTGCTCCAAAAAACAAACTAGCGACCACCAAATGGGTTGTTTGCGCAAATGCAGGAACATCAAAACGTGCTAGTACAATTCCAGACATCATTTGAACGCCCACTAAAATGAGCACTATCCAAGCGTACTTACTTTGCAATGTCAATGAACTAAACTTATTCTTAACTAGAAAAAACAACAAAATTGTTAATCCCAGCGACGTGTAAGCCAACACACGGTGTATAAAATAAGGCTGCCCTAATTGAGCTACCCAATCTGTGCGCGCCAATCCACGGTCGTTCAAGTGATCTATCGTTTCTCGAACTTCTGTACCGAAAACGACTTGTACCACCGTCAACGCGAGGGTCAACATAGCGATCGCCTTTAAAGCACCAACTGCTTGACCACTCAAGATTGTTTTGTTTCTAAAGGTAGTTGCCTGATAAAACGTATATATACTAATCGCCACAATAAGTAATGCCAGCAGCATATGAACCGTAATAATCCAAGGCATAAGGTTCGTAGAAACAACAATCGATCCTAACCAAGCCTGCACAACAACTACAAAAACATTTAGAACGCTCCACCCTACAATAGATGGTTTTGTTTTTAAATAGGTAAAGGAGAAGATCGCTGCAAACAGCAAACAGAAACCGGCAGCTACGCCTACCAAGCGATTAACGTACTCGGTCCACGTTTTGGCAGCATTGAACGATTCATGCTTCAAGATAGATTCGTCGTGACGAATCTTGTCGGCCATCTGCGGATATCCGAAAAATTCGACGATTTTCGCAAATCGCTGATTTTTCTTGGCGCGTCCATCAATATATTGCTGTTCGTATCCTTCAGGAAGCTGTGTTACGTCGGTTGGCGGTACAATGCGGTTAAAGCATTTTGGCCAATCCGGGCAGCCCATCCCCGATCCTGTACTTCTCACAATTCCGCCTGCGGCAATCACTAAGAACAAAACAATGATCGTAATCCTGTTTGTTCTAATAAATCGTCTTTCTGCACGCGGATACATGGAATCCTCTTTCTACTACTTTACCTTATGTAAAAGAAGAGGTAGGTAAAACCTACCCTTCTATTATTTCTCTATTATTAGCCTTGTTCCACTCGTTTTGAATACGAACAGCCTCTTCGTTACCTTCAAAGTCGTGAGGTAAGTTCGAGCTCATCGTTTCCGAGAAAGGAACGTCCTGCGGAATAAAATCGGTATCGTGACCAGGCTTACTATAATCGTAAGGCCAACGGTATACGGTAGGAATTTCTCCAGGCCAGTTACCATGAATATGATCTACCGGAGTAGTCCACTCTAAGGTATTCGCATTCCAAGGGTTTTGTGTAGCTTTCTTACCTCTCCAAATCGAGCTAAAGAAGTTCCACAAGAATGCAACTTGTGCTAAACCTGCGATGATAGCAGCCCAAGTGATCAACATATTAACAGATACCCATTTCTCCATAAAAGGGAAAGCGGTAAATGCATAGTAACGACGAGGAACACCATCGA
This genomic window contains:
- a CDS encoding cytochrome c oxidase subunit 3, whose amino-acid sequence is MDTTEYKTEELLQSRKAKKFNLWLGMIGMFMMFAALSSGFVVYTASGVDKGIKTILPVAFTYSTIVLLVSSLTLHLAYRAVKASQFAKQRLFLLLTIALGLVFFAIQLHAWSVFAERGIYFVNNNASQSFVYVFTGMHLAHIIAGLIVLVRCFLGALKPIPFPNNQFRMNLAIIFWHFLDLLWIYIYVFLLLNQ
- the cyoE gene encoding heme o synthase, giving the protein MKEFISDFNKLIKLRLTLTVVFSASISFLIGAKQQGDIIWLNWLILTIGGFFVTGSANGFNEIIERDLDKLMKRTADRPLPTGRMTTGQALVLSVFMGIFGTLLLVRLNFLAGLLSVFSIILYAFVYTPLKQKSPIAVFVGAFPGALPPLIGYYAAFKSAGFGFEYAAVSEAAIVITPWVLFLIQFFWQFPHFWAIAWVADEDYRNAGFRLLPTKQKDGTTAWMIFISAVLMIPVGFLPLYYGFSGWIFTTVSLLGGLLFAYYGYQHAMQRTDATAKKVMFTSFFYLPLTQLVLLFDFIPFQ
- a CDS encoding COX15/CtaA family protein translates to MYPRAERRFIRTNRITIIVLFLVIAAGGIVRSTGSGMGCPDWPKCFNRIVPPTDVTQLPEGYEQQYIDGRAKKNQRFAKIVEFFGYPQMADKIRHDESILKHESFNAAKTWTEYVNRLVGVAAGFCLLFAAIFSFTYLKTKPSIVGWSVLNVFVVVVQAWLGSIVVSTNLMPWIITVHMLLALLIVAISIYTFYQATTFRNKTILSGQAVGALKAIAMLTLALTVVQVVFGTEVRETIDHLNDRGLARTDWVAQLGQPYFIHRVLAYTSLGLTILLFFLVKNKFSSLTLQSKYAWIVLILVGVQMMSGIVLARFDVPAFAQTTHLVVASLFFGAQYYLMLLMTKLKR